A stretch of the Clavibacter sp. B3I6 genome encodes the following:
- the argS gene encoding arginine--tRNA ligase has translation MTTPDLTGALFDIVAGTVGRRPGGDALAISPDMVVLERPRNRDHGDWATNIAMRIAKPLGESPRVLAAEIAEALDALPQVARVDVAGPGFINITLEAAAAGALARTIVDAGPAYGRGTTLEGIRINLEFVSANPTGPIHLGGVRWAAVGDSLARILQAEGADVTREYYFNDHGSQIDRFARSLLASHLGEDTPEDGYGGAYIGEIAARVVEGYDGDLDALPREAQQEVFRSAGTELMFGEIKQKLHDFGVDFDVFFHEDSLHESGAVDRAVARLKELGHVFEEDGAVWLRTTTFGDDRDRVVIRSSGEPAYISGDLGYYLDKRERGFEQNIIMLGADHHGYVGRMMAMVQAFGDTPGVNLQILIGQMVNLLQDGEPVKMSKRAGTIVTLDDLVDAVGVDAGRYSLVRSSADQNLDIDLAVLGKRTNDNPVFYVQYAHARTCAVDRNAAGSGVDRSAFAPELLTHPTESALLGLLQEFPRIVAQAAELREPHRVARYVEELAGSYHRWYDSCRVVPRGDEEVTDLHRTRLWLNDAVRQVVANGLDLVGVSAPERM, from the coding sequence ATGACGACCCCTGACCTGACCGGTGCCCTCTTCGACATCGTGGCCGGGACGGTCGGGCGACGACCGGGCGGCGACGCCCTCGCGATCAGCCCGGACATGGTCGTGCTCGAGCGCCCGCGCAACCGCGACCACGGCGACTGGGCCACCAACATCGCCATGCGGATCGCCAAGCCGCTGGGGGAGAGCCCCCGCGTGCTGGCCGCCGAGATCGCCGAGGCGCTCGACGCCCTGCCGCAGGTCGCGCGCGTCGACGTGGCGGGACCCGGCTTCATCAACATCACGCTCGAGGCGGCGGCCGCGGGTGCCCTCGCGCGCACCATCGTCGACGCCGGACCGGCGTACGGGCGGGGCACGACCCTCGAGGGGATCCGGATCAACCTCGAGTTCGTGTCCGCGAACCCGACCGGTCCCATCCACCTCGGCGGCGTCCGCTGGGCGGCCGTCGGCGACAGCCTCGCGCGGATCCTCCAGGCCGAGGGCGCCGACGTCACGCGGGAGTACTACTTCAACGACCACGGCTCGCAGATCGACCGGTTCGCCCGCAGCCTGCTCGCCAGCCACCTCGGCGAGGACACGCCCGAGGACGGCTACGGCGGCGCCTACATCGGCGAGATCGCGGCGCGCGTCGTCGAGGGCTACGACGGCGACCTCGACGCCCTGCCGCGCGAGGCGCAGCAGGAGGTCTTCCGGAGCGCCGGCACCGAGCTGATGTTCGGCGAGATCAAGCAGAAGCTGCACGACTTCGGCGTCGACTTCGACGTGTTCTTCCACGAGGACTCGCTGCACGAGTCCGGCGCCGTCGACCGCGCCGTCGCGCGCCTCAAGGAGCTCGGCCACGTCTTCGAGGAGGACGGCGCCGTCTGGCTCCGCACCACCACGTTCGGGGACGACCGCGACCGCGTCGTCATCCGCTCGTCCGGCGAGCCCGCCTACATCTCGGGCGACCTCGGCTACTACCTCGACAAGCGCGAGCGCGGCTTCGAGCAGAACATCATCATGCTGGGCGCCGACCACCACGGCTACGTCGGCCGCATGATGGCGATGGTGCAGGCGTTCGGCGACACCCCCGGCGTGAACCTGCAGATCCTGATCGGCCAGATGGTCAACCTGCTGCAGGACGGCGAGCCGGTGAAGATGAGCAAGCGCGCGGGCACCATCGTCACGCTCGACGACCTCGTCGACGCCGTGGGCGTGGACGCGGGCCGCTACTCGCTCGTCCGCTCCTCGGCCGACCAGAACCTCGACATCGACCTCGCGGTCCTCGGCAAGCGCACCAACGACAACCCGGTCTTCTACGTGCAGTACGCCCACGCGCGCACCTGCGCCGTGGACCGGAACGCCGCGGGCTCGGGCGTCGACCGCAGCGCCTTCGCGCCGGAGCTGCTCACGCACCCGACCGAGTCGGCGCTCCTCGGGCTCCTGCAGGAGTTCCCGCGGATCGTCGCGCAGGCCGCCGAGCTCCGCGAGCCCCACCGGGTCGCCCGCTACGTCGAGGAGCTCGCGGGCTCCTACCACCGCTGGTACGACAGCTGCCGCGTGGTCCCGCGGGGCGACGAGGAGGTCACCGACCTGCACCGCACGCGCCTGTGGCTGAACGACGCGGTCCGGCAGGTCGTCGCGAACGGCCTGGACCTCGTGGGCGTCTCCGCCCCCGAGCGCATGTAG
- a CDS encoding transglutaminase family protein, with translation MRRDVSSSLELQVSGESEMAFAVAVARGADIASEHLAFALDGVPVPATEVVDRHDTRLHVLGVGAGVLTMEYRATVTGRRDPVPVDDVDLWIYRRPSRYCESDTLFPTARGEFRGLDGLPLLDAVRAFVAGSLRYAPGSSLPTDGAVRTLLARRGVCRDYAHLVIAMLRALDVPARLAAVYAPGLSPMDFHAVAEAWVEGAWHVVDATGLAPRQSLLRISTGRDASDTAFLSNTRSLVTISRMEVLATVDELPLDDVAAPVRLG, from the coding sequence ATGCGCCGCGACGTCTCCTCCTCCCTCGAGCTGCAGGTCTCCGGCGAGAGCGAGATGGCCTTCGCGGTCGCCGTCGCCCGCGGCGCCGACATCGCCTCCGAGCACCTCGCCTTCGCCCTCGACGGCGTGCCCGTCCCGGCGACCGAGGTGGTCGACCGGCACGACACACGCCTGCACGTCCTCGGCGTCGGCGCCGGCGTCCTCACGATGGAGTACCGCGCCACCGTCACGGGCCGCCGCGACCCCGTGCCCGTCGACGACGTCGACCTCTGGATCTACCGCCGCCCCAGCCGGTACTGCGAGTCGGACACCCTCTTCCCCACGGCCCGCGGCGAGTTCCGCGGCCTCGACGGCCTGCCGCTCCTCGACGCCGTGCGCGCCTTCGTCGCCGGATCGCTGCGCTACGCGCCCGGATCAAGCCTCCCCACCGACGGCGCCGTCCGCACCCTCCTCGCACGCCGGGGCGTGTGCCGCGACTACGCGCACCTCGTCATCGCGATGCTGCGGGCGCTCGACGTGCCCGCGCGCCTCGCGGCCGTCTACGCGCCGGGCCTCAGCCCCATGGACTTCCACGCGGTCGCCGAGGCGTGGGTCGAGGGCGCATGGCACGTGGTCGACGCCACCGGGCTCGCGCCGCGGCAGAGCCTGCTGCGCATCTCGACGGGCCGCGACGCGTCCGACACGGCGTTCCTCAGCAACACGCGGAGCCTCGTCACCATCTCCCGGATGGAGGTGCTCGCCACGGTCGACGAGCTCCCGCTCGACGACGTGGCCGCGCCCGTCCGCCTCGGCTGA
- a CDS encoding gamma-glutamyl-gamma-aminobutyrate hydrolase family protein, with amino-acid sequence MPASPRRLAVVQVTRSRPEAAAYQALVQGFNMRVAEVAGDAGWQVENLAAEDVGVDALLARTRDADAVVIMGGEDVAPRFYGGPAEYEGRSTHREVADAGQIALVRRAVAEGTPLLGICRGAQIVNVALGGTLQQHIEGVGEHRNDAVEITAVMRDHDVRVAPGSRLAGVLGSTALSVRSAHHQAVDRPGAGLRVVAVAPDGVPEAVEHETAPVIGVQWHPEDAGAARDQLPALLGALADACARRETADPAGTAAA; translated from the coding sequence ATGCCCGCTTCCCCCCGCCGCCTCGCCGTCGTGCAGGTGACCCGCTCCCGCCCCGAGGCCGCCGCCTACCAGGCGCTGGTGCAGGGCTTCAACATGCGGGTGGCCGAGGTCGCGGGCGACGCCGGCTGGCAGGTCGAGAACCTCGCGGCGGAGGACGTGGGCGTGGACGCGCTCCTCGCCCGCACGCGCGACGCGGACGCGGTCGTCATCATGGGCGGCGAGGACGTCGCGCCGCGCTTCTACGGCGGACCGGCCGAGTACGAGGGCCGGTCGACGCACCGCGAGGTCGCCGACGCGGGCCAGATCGCGCTCGTGCGCCGCGCCGTCGCCGAGGGCACGCCGCTGCTCGGCATCTGCCGCGGCGCCCAGATCGTCAACGTCGCGCTCGGCGGCACCCTGCAGCAGCACATCGAGGGCGTGGGGGAGCACCGCAACGACGCGGTGGAGATCACGGCCGTCATGCGCGACCACGACGTGCGCGTCGCGCCGGGCAGCCGCCTGGCCGGCGTGCTCGGATCCACCGCGCTGTCGGTGCGCAGCGCCCACCACCAGGCCGTCGACCGCCCGGGAGCGGGCCTCCGCGTCGTCGCGGTCGCGCCCGACGGCGTGCCGGAGGCGGTGGAGCACGAGACCGCGCCCGTCATCGGCGTGCAGTGGCACCCGGAGGACGCGGGGGCCGCGCGGGACCAGCTGCCCGCCCTCCTCGGCGCGCTCGCCGACGCGTGCGCGCGACGCGAGACCGCCGACCCGGCGGGCACCGCGGCCGCCTGA
- a CDS encoding pyridoxal 5'-phosphate synthase, with protein sequence MADDDDSTPVRDLLKGAKPKPHEFPELDPAHLPDDPIDLVIAWVRDAVAHDAAEPNAVVLATADAEGRPSARTLLLKDVTPTVDDEPGALWFSSLADSPKGRDLEANPRAALVAYWRERGRQIRATGPVFHGDREVSERDFLARHPSSRAEVIAGDQSEPMPDAEERDARVARAREAVEADPDLVAESWQAYVLQPTVVEFWQATEDHGQLRIMYRSGPDGAWSHTLVWP encoded by the coding sequence ATGGCAGACGACGACGACTCCACCCCGGTCCGCGACCTCCTGAAGGGCGCGAAGCCGAAGCCCCACGAGTTCCCCGAGCTCGACCCCGCGCACCTGCCGGACGACCCGATCGACCTCGTCATCGCGTGGGTCCGCGACGCCGTCGCGCACGACGCCGCCGAGCCGAACGCGGTCGTCCTCGCGACGGCGGACGCGGAGGGCCGCCCGAGCGCGCGCACCCTGCTGCTCAAGGACGTGACGCCCACGGTCGACGACGAGCCCGGCGCCCTCTGGTTCTCCTCCCTCGCCGACAGCCCCAAGGGCCGCGACCTCGAGGCGAACCCGCGCGCGGCCCTCGTCGCGTACTGGCGGGAGCGGGGCCGCCAGATCCGCGCGACCGGTCCCGTCTTCCACGGCGACCGGGAGGTGAGCGAGCGCGACTTCCTCGCCCGGCACCCGTCCTCGCGCGCCGAGGTCATCGCCGGCGACCAGAGCGAGCCGATGCCGGACGCCGAGGAGCGGGACGCGCGCGTCGCCCGGGCGCGCGAGGCCGTCGAGGCGGATCCGGACCTCGTGGCGGAGTCGTGGCAGGCGTACGTGCTGCAGCCGACCGTCGTCGAGTTCTGGCAGGCCACGGAGGACCACGGGCAGCTGCGGATCATGTACCGGTCCGGGCCCGACGGCGCCTGGTCGCACACGCTCGTCTGGCCCTGA
- a CDS encoding antitoxin — protein sequence MKLSRIAAAATGFLRTSKGQDVGRTAIDKVSGIADKATGSKHADKIQKAREAADRQLRNLGPDGGRGQGPTPPSTPPRP from the coding sequence GTGAAGCTGTCCCGCATCGCCGCCGCCGCCACCGGCTTCCTGCGCACGTCCAAGGGCCAGGACGTCGGCCGCACCGCCATCGACAAGGTGTCGGGCATCGCCGACAAGGCCACCGGCAGCAAGCACGCCGACAAGATCCAGAAGGCGCGCGAGGCCGCCGACCGACAGCTGCGGAACCTCGGCCCCGACGGCGGCCGCGGCCAGGGCCCCACGCCGCCCTCGACACCGCCCCGCCCCTGA
- a CDS encoding 2'-5' RNA ligase family protein, which produces MPSLADHASDTNRPHVTLLAAEGLGGSADADVRATAASGPLPVLRLGGLVVFGVPPRGLVLARQVVVDAALLDLHARVHAAVDRATDEARAVDPDAGPAPGVIPHTRPGSWTPHVSLALRLTAEQLGAAVAALGRIEPLDAPRRRGSAAGIRATARRRSSRDPDAGRPHGSGTHLRH; this is translated from the coding sequence CTGCCGAGCCTCGCCGACCACGCGAGCGACACCAACCGCCCGCACGTGACGCTGCTCGCGGCCGAGGGGCTCGGCGGATCCGCCGACGCGGACGTGCGGGCGACGGCCGCGTCGGGTCCCCTCCCCGTGCTCCGTCTCGGCGGCCTCGTCGTGTTCGGCGTGCCGCCCCGCGGCCTCGTGCTCGCGCGGCAGGTCGTGGTCGACGCGGCGCTGCTCGACCTGCACGCCCGGGTCCACGCCGCGGTCGACCGCGCGACCGACGAGGCCCGCGCCGTGGACCCGGATGCCGGCCCCGCCCCCGGGGTCATCCCCCACACGCGCCCCGGCTCCTGGACGCCGCACGTCTCCCTGGCGCTGCGGCTCACCGCCGAGCAGCTCGGGGCGGCCGTGGCGGCCCTCGGGCGGATCGAGCCGCTCGACGCGCCGCGGCGGCGGGGCTCCGCCGCTGGGATCCGCGCGACCGCACGACGACGGAGCTCGCGTGACCCGGATGCGGGCCGTCCGCACGGCTCCGGCACGCACCTGCGCCACTAG